The following nucleotide sequence is from Candidatus Bipolaricaulis sibiricus.
CATGATCGGCTCCTAATCGGGCAGCGGCAGGGGACGAAACCGGACCGCCCGGTCCGCGTGCTCCCATGCCAGCTCCACCGCAAGGTACATTCCCCCCGAGACGAGGGCGTGTCCGCCCAACAGAAACGGCACCGAGGCGCTCCTACACGCGCCAATCAGCTCCCGCAGGACCGGATGCGAGGTACCGGTCTGGTCGAGCAGATCCGACGCGAACCGCTCCGCCGGTGTGGGCCAGAACCCCAAGTGCGCCATGAGGACCCGGGTGTCCCACACCACAGCATCGCCGAACTGACTCAGCAGCTCTACCAGGTCGACCATCGTCCGGCCGTGGGCGAGCGCTCCGATCAGCGAGCGCACCGCCCCCCGCTCAGCCCGCCCGCTCGATTCCATCCCGCGTTCTTCGGACACGATACGCACCCGGCACGCCGCCTCTCCCTCCAGCCAGCGCGCCAGGTGTCCGCCGACCCGCCCCAGGATCACGAGCTCCCGCTCTGAGTCGACGAGGACGTCGAGGACGGCTTGAGCGCGCTCAGTGGGCACGGCTGCGAGGACCTCGCGGAGCTCGGCCCCGAGGGCGGGGTGCAGGGCCAGGATCTGCAGCTCTCCAGGGGTGTCCACATCGAACTGGGTCCCCGCGGACCGCGGCAGCTCGTAGCAGGCGTACCCCGCGCCCCACAGTCGAGCCCCGATCGGGTTGTCCCGCATCAGGTCACCCAGCGCGGGCGGGGGGACGATCAGCCCGAAGTCGGTCGAGTAGAAGTTATTGAGCACCGCGTACGCTGACGCGGGAAGACGGGCCGTGATCAGTCGGTCCAGCAGATCATCCGTGAGGAGGAACCCGCTCCCCGCGGAAAAGTACAGGAGCCGATCGGCCCTGAACTTCCGCGCCAGCTCGGTGAGGCGGGCGCCGAACCGCCACGGACCCGGCGGGTCTTCCTCGACAACGACCCGTTCACCGCTCCACAGCTGCGGGTAGGGTGTGGCGACGACCACATCGGTGACCTCGGGGTGCGCGCCGACGCGTCGAGCTACCGCTCGTGCCGCCGCCGTGCGCGTCCGACCCACCAGATCTCCGCCCCCGCTGTCGAACAGGAAGGCGACCGTCCGGGGCATGGAGGGGTCGGACTAGGGCTTGTCCTCGTAGGGGAGCAGGGCGAGCTTGCGTGCGCGATCGATCTCCGTCGCCATCCAGTTCTGGTGTTTGGCGCACAGCCGGGACACGCGCCGAGACAGGATCTTGCCCCGGCGGTTAACGAACTGACGGAGCGTCTCCGGGTCCGTGTACCGGAGCTTCAGCCCCTGGTCACAGACGCGACACACCCTGCGCTGACGTTGCATCATCAAAACGGAACCTCCTCTTCCGGTGGAACATCGGCGTGACCGTCACTTCCCTCTTCGCTCTGTGGCGCCTCGACCGTCGGCTCGTCCGCGGCGGGGCGGCCCCCGAGAAAGTGCACCGTCTGGGCGATCACCTCGGTCGTCCGTCGCCGCTCCCCGTTTTGGTTGGTGAACGATCGCACCCGAATGCGGCCGTCCACCGCAACCTGTCGCCCCTTGCGCAGATACGCTGCGCAGTTCTCGGCCTGCTTCCCCCACACGAGGATCGGCAGGAACGTTACCTCTTCCTCCAGCTGGCCGCTCTCCGGGTTGACCCACCGCCGGTTCACCGCGACGTCAAACCGCAGTCTGGCCCGCCCGTTCTGGGTGTACTTCAGGTCGGGATCCGCGGTGAGACGACCGGTGAGAACGAGCCGGTTGAGATCACTCATCTCTACTGGGTCACCCGCACGGTCTGATAGCGGAGCAGCGCGTCGTCCATCGCCAGTCGCTCCTCAACCTTGCGGACGCGGTCCGCCGGAAGGCTGAAGGTGACGAATACGTAGTACCCTTCCCGAAAGTGGTTGATCTCATAGGCCAGAATCCGGGTACCCCACTCGTCCGTCGTCTGCACGGTACCCGCCTCGGCCTCGATGATCTGCTGCACCTTGGCAATCTTCGTCCGTCTTCCCTCTTCGTCGAGGTCGGGACGGAGGATATACACCATCTCGTAGTCGCGTACCTCACCGGCCACCGGCGTTCCTCCTTTGGGAAATAATGCGTGTCACCCCGAACTCTACCCATGCCATCTTGCCCCGTCAACCGTTCTTCCCCGGAAACGGGCATGGGAAGTACGTTCGCACTTGACAACGCTCGGGAAGCGCTCTATACTAGCGCATCTTTGACCCAGGGAGGGGGTGTTACGATGAACAAGGGAGAACTGGTAGATCGGATTGCACAGCGGACTGGGCTTACGAAAAAGGACGCCCGGAAGGCGCTCGACGCAACGATTGACATCGTTACGGAGAGCATCGCCGCCAACGAGGAGGTCCTGCTGACGGGGTTCGGGAAGTTCGAGGTGCGCACGAGGAAGCAGTCTCAGCGCATCAACCCGCAGACCCAGCGGCGGATCATGGTGCCGGCGAAGGTCGTTCCGGCGTTCAAGCCAGGCAAGAACCTGAAGACCCTGGTCGCAAAGCGCCTCAAGGCAGTGGATCAGCGCGGCCAGCTTACGGTGAAGAAGGGCTGACGTTCAGACGTCAGGGGCAGAGGTGGGCGGCTGCGCCAAGCAGCCGCCCACGCTCTTGGGTGCAGCCGTTTCGAGGAGGCGGCTCAACACGAAGCCCATCTGCTGACCACGACCCGAACCCTGTACCTTCAGGTCAGCCCGGATCCGCGTCCCGCAGTGTAACCCGCGCCACCCTCGAGATCAAGGGTAGAGGCGGTCTAGTGTCCTCGGGAAGGGCACTGCCTCGCGGATGTGGGAGATCCCGGCCACCCACTGCACGACCCGCTCCACCCCGAGGCCGAACCCGGAGTGCGGCACGGCACCCCACCGCCGGAGATCGACGTACCACTGGTACGGCTCGACGGGCAGCGAGGCCTCGTGGAGCTGGGCCACCAGCTCGTCTTCCGTGTCCACGCGCTGCGACCCACCGATGATCTCCCCATACCCCTCGGGCGCGATGAGATCCGCACACAGCGCGAGGTCAGGCTGTGCTCGGTCACGCTTCATGTAGAACGGCTTGATCGAGGCCGGAAAACGCTCGACGAACACCGGACGCCCAAAGTGCTGGGATAGGCAGTCCTCGGCCGGCGCGCCGAAGTCATCCCCGAACTCCATCTCCACACCCGAGGCCTGAACCAGCGACACCGCCTCCCGGTACGTGATCCGGGCGAACGGCTCCCCCACTTCGCGGACGAGAACGGCCGTGTCACGCTCAAGCTCAGCGAGCTCGCGCTTGCGCTCCGCAACCACCGCCTCCACGACGTAGCGCACAAGGGACTCCTGCAGGGCAAGGTTCCCCTCGTGGTCGAGGAACGCCTGCTCCGCTTCCGCCATCCAGAACTCGATCAAATGCCGTCGGGTCTTCGACTTCTCTGCCCGGAACACCGGGCCGATCCAGTACACCTTCCCCAACGCCGCGCAGGTCGCCTCGAGGTAGAGCTGTCCAGACTGTGAAAGGAATGCCGGGGTCCCGAAGTAGTCCAGAGGGAACAGTGTGGTCGTCCCCTCGACGGACGTCCCCACGAGCACCGGCGCCTCCGTGGCCACGAACCCCCGCTCGTGGAAAAAGCGCCGAATCGCCCACAGCACCGCGTCGCGAATGCGGAGGATCGGGGTCTGGCGCCGGCTGCGGATCCACAGATGGCGGTGGTCCATCAGGAAGCCCGTCCCGTGCTCCTTCGGTCCGATCGGAAACGGAGTGGTGGGAACATGCACCGGCTCGAGGCGCGAGACCGCCAGCTCGAATCCGCCCGGGGCCCGTGGTTCAGCTCGCACCCTCCCCCCTACGCGAAGCGAAGCTTCCTGGGGCAACGAGTCGGCCAGCTCGAACGCAACCGGGTCGGCGTCCGGGGTGACCACACCCTGCACGAGGCCGGTCCCGTCGCGGACGACGATGAACCGCACCTTGCCTGACGACCGCTTGTGGTAGAGCCAACCCTGGATCCACACGTCACTCCCGACGTGCCGATCGAGCTCCTCGATGTAGACAGGCTTCATGGTGTCTGCGCTACGCGGGGCGCCCTACGCCCCCGCCGTTCCTTCCTTCTCGTGGACACGGCTCTCGATGTACGCGATCGCCTCTCCAACGGTGCTGATGCTCTCCGCCGACTCGTCCGGGATCTCAATGCCGAACTCGTCCTCGAACTCCATGATCAGTTCGACTGTGTCGAGGGAGTCCGCACCAAGATCGTTCACAAAGGAAGCTTCATCGGTGATCTCGTCGAGATCCACCATCAGCTGCTCGGCGATGATCTCCCGTACCCGATCAGCAATCTCGCTCATACCTCCCACACCTCCTCGTGAGCCCACCGGGCCCAGGCACGCGTCGGCACCTGGGGCGGCGTGGGCCAGTTATATAGGGCGTCCGCGAAAACTGCAAACCCCGCTTCCCCGGCCGGCTACTGGGCAGACGTCGGGGCGGCGGAGGGTATCCCGGGGTCCCCGGGGTTGGCAAGCCCCGGGCCGGCCGGCACCGGGGCGAGACGTCCACGGAGCGCGTCCACGATGCAGGCCTTGCTTGCCAGGTAGGTGCGGCGGACCGCGCCCGCGAACGCCCGCGCGTCCGATCGCCCGTGGGCCACCGTGACCAGGCCGTTCACTCCGAGAAGAGGAGCGGCGTTGCGCTCCTCGTAGCGCATTCGATCGCTCACCGCCCGCAGCGCACCCCGGGCGAGCCAGGCGCCGAGCTTGGCGCGGCGTGATCTCCGCAGCTCACCACTGAGCATCCCCAACAGCCCCTCCACCCCTCCCTCGACCGCTTTGAGGAACAGGTTCCCCGCGAACCCCCCCGCCACCACCACGTCCACCGGGCGCTCGGTGAGCACGGTGTGGGGTTCCACATTGCCCACGAACCCGTCCCGACCAGCGAGGAGCTCGTGCGCGCTGCGCGCCAGGCGGTCCCCCTTGCCATGCTCTGTGCCGATGTTGAGGAGGCCAATCGCGGGCCTGGCAACGCCCAGCACGGCTTGCGCGTAGACGGAACCAAGGTCGGCGAACTGGACAAGACACGCCGGTCTGGGGTCCGCCGTTGCACCGGCATCGATGAGGAGGACTTCTCCGCGGAGGGTGGGGAGCGACACACACAGCCCCGGGCGGAGCACGCCGGGGAGGCGTCCCAACCGCAGGATCGCCGCACTGACCACGGTGCCCGTGTTCGCCGCCGACAGGAACGCATCGGCTTCCCCCCGCCCCACCGCATCGAGGCCCCGCGCGATCGATGTCTCGTCGCGCTGCGCCGCGCGGACCGCTGTCTCCTCAGGAAGGGAGGGGGAAGGGCAGTCGAGGATCTCAACCGTGGACGGGAGACCGGGGAGCGTGGACAGCCCGTGGCCGGCCAGAACAAGGGTCATTGGGAGCCGCTCTGCGGCGCGGATCGCGCCCGCCGCAAGCTCTGCAGGCGGACGGTCGGCCCCCATCACGTCCACGACGATCCGCGGCTTCACCGTTCTTGGTGCCGAGGGTGGGATTTGAACCCACACAGGCCGAAGCCCACTGCCCCCTCAAGACAGCGCGTCTGCCAATTCCGCCACCTCGGCGCGGGGGCATGGTAGCCGCGCAGGCCCGGGAGCTCAACATTTGTTCCCCCCCGTCCCCCCGGGTAACGTTCGCCCGTGGCTCGGCCGCGGATCGTTGCCTACTGGGGAGATCCCCTTCTCGTGGAGCGGGCACTGGCCCGCGCGCTGGAGGGATGGGGTCC
It contains:
- a CDS encoding Single-stranded DNA-binding protein, with the protein product MSDLNRLVLTGRLTADPDLKYTQNGRARLRFDVAVNRRWVNPESGQLEEEVTFLPILVWGKQAENCAAYLRKGRQVAVDGRIRVRSFTNQNGERRRTTEVIAQTVHFLGGRPAADEPTVEAPQSEEGSDGHADVPPEEEVPF
- a CDS encoding SSU ribosomal protein S6p, encoding MAGEVRDYEMVYILRPDLDEEGRRTKIAKVQQIIEAEAGTVQTTDEWGTRILAYEINHFREGYYVFVTFSLPADRVRKVEERLAMDDALLRYQTVRVTQ
- a CDS encoding Asparaginyl-tRNA synthetase, with the protein product MKPVYIEELDRHVGSDVWIQGWLYHKRSSGKVRFIVVRDGTGLVQGVVTPDADPVAFELADSLPQEASLRVGGRVRAEPRAPGGFELAVSRLEPVHVPTTPFPIGPKEHGTGFLMDHRHLWIRSRRQTPILRIRDAVLWAIRRFFHERGFVATEAPVLVGTSVEGTTTLFPLDYFGTPAFLSQSGQLYLEATCAALGKVYWIGPVFRAEKSKTRRHLIEFWMAEAEQAFLDHEGNLALQESLVRYVVEAVVAERKRELAELERDTAVLVREVGEPFARITYREAVSLVQASGVEMEFGDDFGAPAEDCLSQHFGRPVFVERFPASIKPFYMKRDRAQPDLALCADLIAPEGYGEIIGGSQRVDTEDELVAQLHEASLPVEPYQWYVDLRRWGAVPHSGFGLGVERVVQWVAGISHIREAVPFPRTLDRLYP
- a CDS encoding Acyl carrier protein, which produces MSEIADRVREIIAEQLMVDLDEITDEASFVNDLGADSLDTVELIMEFEDEFGIEIPDESAESISTVGEAIAYIESRVHEKEGTAGA
- a CDS encoding Phosphate:acyl-ACP acyltransferase PlsX, which codes for MKPRIVVDVMGADRPPAELAAGAIRAAERLPMTLVLAGHGLSTLPGLPSTVEILDCPSPSLPEETAVRAAQRDETSIARGLDAVGRGEADAFLSAANTGTVVSAAILRLGRLPGVLRPGLCVSLPTLRGEVLLIDAGATADPRPACLVQFADLGSVYAQAVLGVARPAIGLLNIGTEHGKGDRLARSAHELLAGRDGFVGNVEPHTVLTERPVDVVVAGGFAGNLFLKAVEGGVEGLLGMLSGELRRSRRAKLGAWLARGALRAVSDRMRYEERNAAPLLGVNGLVTVAHGRSDARAFAGAVRRTYLASKACIVDALRGRLAPVPAGPGLANPGDPGIPSAAPTSAQ